From Malaciobacter mytili LMG 24559:
CAAGTGGGTTATATCTGCTATTTATAATATTTGTAAAATTTGCAATTCTATGTGGTTCATCTGTTGCTGAAATAACAATTGCATCTTCAGTTACATTTTGAATATGTCCATTATATGCCCTTGCAATAACTTCAATATCACTTAAATGTTGATCAATTGGTATTTTAATTAATACTGTCTCTTTTTCAATAACATTTCTATGTTCATTTACTTTTAACACAGGTATTAATTTATTTAATTGTTTAACAATTTGATCAATAATTCTTTTATCTCCTGTTGTAACAATAGTCATTCTAGAATATTCAGTTCCAGAAATTGGAGCTACTGTTAAAGAGTCAATATTATACCCTCTTGCTGAAAATAATCCTACAATTCTTGAAAGAGCATTATGCTCATTTAAAACAACTACTGAAATAACTTGTCTAATAGTTTCTGTATCGTAATAGTGGTTAAAATTATTCATTGATATCTCCAATTAAAGTCATTTCATTTAAAGCATGCCCATTTGGAACCATAGGTAATACTTCTTCATTTCTTGCAACAATTACTTCAATCATTGCAGGTTTTTTCTTTTCTACTGCATCTTTTAATGCAAAATCAAACTCTTCTTTTGTTGAAACTCTATATCCAATACCACCAAATGCTTCAACAAGCATTTTAAAATCTGGTTGCATAGATAAATCAGTTTGTGATAATCTATTTTCATAGAACATTGTTTGCCACTGTCTTACCATTCCTAAATAGTTATTATTTAAAATAATATTAATAACTGGTAATTTAGCTTCAACACAAGTCATAAGCTCTTGAATATTCATTAAAATAGAACCATCTCCTGTAAAGTTAATAGAAACTTTATCTGGATTAGCTTTTGCTACACCTAAAGCAGCAGGTAATCCAAATCCCATAGTTCCTAATCCACCACTAGTGATAAATTGTCTTGGAAATGAAAATGGATAAAATTGAGCTGTCCACATTTGGTGTTGTCCAACATCAGTTGAAATAATTGCTTTATCTCCTAAAAGTTTTCCAACTCTTTCAATAGGCCATTGTGGTTTAATAACTGTATTTGAATCAATATATCTTAATGGTTCTTTTTCTCTATACTCATTAAGTAATGCAACCCAATTTGAATAATCATTAAACTCATACTCTTCAACTGATTCAAGCATACCCTCAACAGTTACTTTTAAATCACCAACTATTGGATAATCAGCTTTTACTAATTTTTCAATTGAAGCTGGATCAATATCAACATGAATAACTTTTGCTTTTGAAGCAAATTCATCTAATCTTCCTGTAACTCTATCATCAAATCTAGCACCAAGTGAGATTAATAAATCTGTTTCATGAGCTGCCATATTAGCTGCAAACTCTCCATGCATACCTAGCATACCGATTAATAATGGATTTTCATGTCCCATTATCCCTCTAGCCATTAATGTTTCAACAACAGGTATATTTGTCTTTTTTGCAAACGCTCTAATTTCATGTCCACAATTTGATAAAATAGCTCCACCACCAACATAAAGCAATGGCTTTTTAGCCTTAGAAATAGCACTCATTGCTCTTTTTAACTGTTTTTTATTATATTTTACAGTTGGTTTATAAGTTGGTAAATTAACCTCTTTTGGATAAACAAAATCTGCAACTTGTGCAGTAATATCTTTTGGTATATCAATATGTACAGGTCCTGGTCTTCCAGTACTTGCAATATGAAATGCCTCTTTGATTATTCTAGGTAAATCTTCAATTTTATTTACTAAATAGTTATGTTTAGTACAAGGTCTTGAAATACCAACAGCATCAATTTCTTGAAAACCATCAGTTCCTATAATAGTAGTTGGAACCTGTCCAGAAATAACGACTAGGGGAATAGAGTCCATATATGCAGTTGCTAGACCTGTAACGGCATTTGTAAAGCCTGGTCCACTTGTAACTATAGCAACACCAACTTTTCCTGTTGATCTTGCATAACCTTCTGCTGCGTGTATAGATGCTTGTTCATGTCTATTTAATATATGTTCAAAATGGTTTTGTTTATATATTTCATCATAGACATTCATAATAGCGCCTCCAGGGTAACCAAATACTACCTTTACCCTTTCTTCTCTTAATGATTCAATAACCATTCTTGCGCCAGTCATTTTCATAATTCTTTCTCCCCAGTATTTATTAAAGTTTGTATTTTACAGAATAGTTGATTAATCTGCCTTTAATAAGGCTTCTTCTTGTTTATAATTTAGCTATATTTTATTAATTTTTTTGTATAATATATTACTAATTCAGTAAGGAGTAAGCTTTATGGATGTAAATAGTATAAACAATAATATTTCCAATCTTAGTTCTTTATCACAACAACAGTTACAAAAAAGTTCAGAAAACAGAAAAATAGAAGCTGTTTCAAACGATGCTTTAAATTTAACTATTAGTGAAAGTTATAATTTAAGAAGAGATGAACTTTCTAACTCTTTACAAACTTTTAATAATGGTATAGCTATTACAAAAATAGCTCAAAATGCCCTAGATAAGCAACAAGAAATACTTACTGATATAAAAACAAAACTTCAAGATGATACAACTGAAGATAAAAATAGCTTAAAAAGTGAAATTATAAATTTATTAAAAGATTTCACTTTAGTTGCAGAAAATACAAAATATAAAAAAGAGACTATTTTAAGTACAAAAGAGAATAGTTATGAAAGCAACTCTTTTTCAATTGAAACAAAAGA
This genomic window contains:
- the ilvN gene encoding acetolactate synthase small subunit; its protein translation is MNNFNHYYDTETIRQVISVVVLNEHNALSRIVGLFSARGYNIDSLTVAPISGTEYSRMTIVTTGDKRIIDQIVKQLNKLIPVLKVNEHRNVIEKETVLIKIPIDQHLSDIEVIARAYNGHIQNVTEDAIVISATDEPHRIANFTNIINSRYNPLEVVKSGVVAMER
- a CDS encoding acetolactate synthase large subunit, with translation MKMTGARMVIESLREERVKVVFGYPGGAIMNVYDEIYKQNHFEHILNRHEQASIHAAEGYARSTGKVGVAIVTSGPGFTNAVTGLATAYMDSIPLVVISGQVPTTIIGTDGFQEIDAVGISRPCTKHNYLVNKIEDLPRIIKEAFHIASTGRPGPVHIDIPKDITAQVADFVYPKEVNLPTYKPTVKYNKKQLKRAMSAISKAKKPLLYVGGGAILSNCGHEIRAFAKKTNIPVVETLMARGIMGHENPLLIGMLGMHGEFAANMAAHETDLLISLGARFDDRVTGRLDEFASKAKVIHVDIDPASIEKLVKADYPIVGDLKVTVEGMLESVEEYEFNDYSNWVALLNEYREKEPLRYIDSNTVIKPQWPIERVGKLLGDKAIISTDVGQHQMWTAQFYPFSFPRQFITSGGLGTMGFGLPAALGVAKANPDKVSINFTGDGSILMNIQELMTCVEAKLPVINIILNNNYLGMVRQWQTMFYENRLSQTDLSMQPDFKMLVEAFGGIGYRVSTKEEFDFALKDAVEKKKPAMIEVIVARNEEVLPMVPNGHALNEMTLIGDINE
- a CDS encoding flagellin N-terminal helical domain-containing protein, whose protein sequence is MDVNSINNNISNLSSLSQQQLQKSSENRKIEAVSNDALNLTISESYNLRRDELSNSLQTFNNGIAITKIAQNALDKQQEILTDIKTKLQDDTTEDKNSLKSEIINLLKDFTLVAENTKYKKETILSTKENSYESNSFSIETKEANFEINKINTPLISNDLATTIQKEDLNNPETLNSIVEKLDNSSKYLNDTSNNFKKLSEDILENAKDVLKQQQDLAIANSTNHINFGKEANDFTKNNLFANMGYLAVSQANIVQEQSVRLLS